Part of the Lichenicola cladoniae genome is shown below.
CGGCCGAAGATCGGTCCCGTCCAGATGCAGCAGGTCGAACACGTAGTAGGACAAGGACCTGGTCCGTCCGGTCGAGAACGCGTCCTGCAGCCCGGCGAAGCTGGAGATGCCGTTCTTGCCGAGTGCGACCAATTCGCCGTCCAGCATCAGCGTCCGGGGTTCCATCGCGGCAACGGCGGCGGCCAGGTCGGGCAGGCGTTCGGTCCAGTCGAGGCCATTACGCGTGATGATTCGCACCTGGTCGCCGTCCTTGCGCGCCAGCATTCGATAGCCGTCGAACTTGACCTCGCTGACCCAGCCTTCGCCGGCGGGTGGGGTGCGCACCAGCTGGGCGAGCTGTGGCGCCTGGGTCTCCGGAAGCTCGGCATCCCCCTTGCGTTTCGCGGGTGCCTTCTTCTTCGACGCTCTCGCCGGTTTGGCAGCACCGAGCTTGCGTTCTTCCAATGCGGCGGCATCCGCTCCCTCGCGCTCGAACTCGTCGTGCTCCTTGATGAGCAGCCAGCTTTCGGACTTCTCGCGCGGCCGGGGCTTCAGCCTGATCAGCACGAAGCCACCCTGGAGGCGCTCGCCGTCCAGCCGGAACTTGAACTCGCCCTTGGCGAGCGCCGCCTCGGCATCACCGTTGATCGGCGCCCAGGTGCCGCGATCCCAGATCTCGACCGTGCCGGCGCCGTAGTTGCCCTTCGGGATGGTGCCCTCGAACGCCGCGTAGTCGACCGGATGATCCTCGACATGCATCGCCAGCCGTTTGTGGTGCGGGTCCAGCGACGGACCTTTCGGCACCGCCCAGCTCCACAGCACGCCGCCATGCTCCAGCCGGAAGTCCCAGTGCAGGCGGCTCGCGTCGTGCTTCTGCACCACGAACAACGGTTTACCCTCTGCGGATGCCCCCTTCGAAGGCCCCGGACCCGGCTCCGGGGTGCGCGTGAAGTCGCGCATCTCCCCATAGACTCGTTTCGATTGGGTTGTGTCGCTCGCCCGATCTGCCATCACCCGACGCAACGTGCTCGCCTATCGGCCGGTTGCGGACTTGCGGAGGGTGGAGTTCTCTCTGGATAGAGCCACCTGAGCATGCTCGCTCGCACAGGCCCGGGCATGATCGCCCGCAAAGGATAGTCGCTTGGATAACCAGCCGGACCTACCGACCGCACAGCCCGCATCCGACGCCGTATCCGACCCGGCGGCCCCGCAGGACGGCTATCCGGTCTCCGCCAGCTCGGTCATGGCTGTGCGACGGCTGCATACGCTGAAATACGGCGACCTTTTCGGGGTGTTCGACCAGAACGGCAACATCCTGTCCGGACCCGGCATCGCCGACGGGCTCTATTATCTCGATACGCGCCATCTCTCGTCTCTATCGTTGTCGATCAACGGCACCCAGCCGATCCTGCTGAGCGCCACCCTGCGTGAGAACAACGCGACTCTGTCCTGCGACCTCACCAACTCCGACATCCAGATCGACGGCAAGACCCTGGATCACGACCTGTTGCATCTGCGCCGGACAGTGTTCCTGCGCGAGCAGACCTCCTACGAGCGGCTGCAGGTACGGAACTATGACGTCATCGCCCGCACCGTGGTCATCGAGCTGTCGTTCAAGGCCGACTTTGCCGACCTGTTCGAGGCCCGCGGGACGAAGCGGCTGCGTCACGGCACCCTGCGGGCCCCGACGGTCAGCGACGATACCGTCCTGATCGCCTATGACGGGCTCGACAACCGGCTGCGCACCACCCGGCTGCGCTTCGGGCCCAAGCCGGACCGCCTCACCGCGACCAGCGCCCGCTTCACCCTCACGCTGCAGCCCGGCCAGCGCCAGCTGATCCATATCGAGACCGCCTGCGACCCGACCGATACCCCGGAACGCCCGGTGTCCGAGGCGTACCTGGTGGCGATGGTGGAGGCACGACGCAGCCTGCGGCATGCCTCCTCGCGGGCGGCCGGCATCGCCTCGTCGAACGAGATCTTCAACGAGGCGATCCGTCGCTGCATCTGCGACATCTATATGCTGCTGACCGACAAGCCGGACGGGCCGTATCCGTATGCCGGCGTCCCCTGGTACAGCACCGCGTTCGGCCGCGACGCGCTGATCACCGCGATGCAGACGCTCTGGCTGGACCCGGCGATCGCCCGCGGCGTGCTGGGCTACCTGGCCCGTCACCAGGCCGAGACCGAGGATCCGGTCGCCGATGCCGAGCCGGGCAAGATCCTGCACGAAGTACGCCACGGCGAGATGGCCGAGCTTGGCGAGGTGCCGTTCCGCCACTATTACGGCAGCGTCGATTCAACGCCGCTGTTCGTCATGCTGGCAGGCGAATACCTGGACCGCACCGGCGACGTGTCGATGATCGCGCGCCTGTGGCCGAACATCGAGCGGGCGATCGAGTGGATCGACAAGTACGGCGACCGCGATGCGGACGGCTTCGTCGAGTATGGCCGGCGCAACGAGAACGGTTTGGTCAACCAGGGCTGGAAGGACAGCTTCGACTCGATCTTCCATGCCGACGGCACGCTGGCGGAAGGCCCGATCGCGCTGTGCGAAGTGCAGGGCTACGTGTATGCCGCCAAGCGCGCCGCCGCGATGATCGGCCGCCGGCTCGGTCATGCCGTGTTCGCCGAACGCATGGACGAGGAAGCCGAGGCGCTGCGCGCAGCGTTCAACACTGCCTTCTGGGTCGAGGAACTCGGCACCTACGCGATCGCGCTGGACGGCAAGAAGCGCCCTTGCAAGGTGCGCTCCTCCAATGCAGGCCAATTGCTCATGTCGGGGATCGTCCCGCACGACCGGGCGGCCCGGATCGTCGCCGGCCTGATGAGCCGCACCTTCTTCACCGGCTGGGGCATCCGCACCATTCCGGCCGGCGAAGCCCGCTACAATCCGATGGCGTATCATAACGGGTCGGTCTGGCCGCACGACAACGCCCTGATCGCCATCGGCATGGCCCGCTACGGCTTCAAGGACGAAGCCGCGCGCGTGTTCACCGGCCTGTTCGACGCGTCGCTCTATGCCGACCTGCGTCGTCTGCCCGAGCTGTTCTGCGGCTTTGCTCGCCAGCGTGGCGAGGGTCCGGTGCGTTATCCGGTCGCCTGCAGCCCGCAGGCCTGGGCCGCCGCCACTATCCCGTCGCTGATCCAGTCGACGCTGGGTCTGCGCTTCGATCCCGCGACCGCAACCGTGCATTTCGAAAGGCCGCAACTGCCGGCGTTCCTCGATGAGCTGACCCTGTTCAACCTCGAGATCGCCGGCGGCCGCGCCACCGTCCATCTGCAACGTCTCGGCACCGAGGTCGCGCTGAACGTGATCGAGCGTCATGGGCCGATCAAGGTGCAGCTGACGAGCTAGCGAGCCGACATATTGAACGAGCAGTTGATTATTGTCGGAAATGCATGTGTTCGGCTTACGGTTCGTGATCTCAACCTTCGATCATGAACCGGCGCATGTTCATCTCAACCGATGCCGGTTGGGCAAAGATCGACAAGTCGGACATCATAAGCGGCGCGGTCCGATGCACGTTGGATGGTAGCATGACAGCCGCGTGCTCAGCTTGTGAAACGTCACCCCGAAGAATTCAGAGCGCCGCGAAGCCGGCTCCAGAAGGGCGCTCAGCTAGCCGCAGGCTCCAGAGTAGCCTGTGTACCTTGCATGCGCATACACTATGGGCATATGGTCGGGGGTATTGATGGAGATCTCGATGCCGCGATCTATCGCACCTGCTTCCGGATCCCGGCGCGCTACAAACGTGACGTTGCCTGAGACACTGCTGCGGGAGGCACGCGATCTTGGGATCAACCTGTCGCAAGCCTGTGAGCGCGGCCTGGCTGCAGAGGTTGCTTCCCTTAGAAGACAGCGCTGGCTCGAGCAGAACCAAGACGCCATCCAGTCTTACAATGAACAGGTTGCGCAGAACGGTCTGCCACTTGCTGCTTATAGGCAGTTCTGATGGCGCGCCTGGACGTACATCCGATGCCGGGTGAGGGCGAAGGGTATGTCGTCGACGTTCAAGCCGAATTGCTTGCCCATCTTAGTACTCGGGTTGTCGTGCCACTGATGCCTGAAGAAAAGGCAACCCGACCGATCAGCGAGCTAAACCCAATCTTCGAGATCAAGGGCAAGCCGCACGTCATGGTGACGCAGGCACTCAGCGCCGTTTCCGGCCGTGAGTTGAAGCGTGCCGTTGCATCACTCGATGCGCAGCACGATAGAATCACTCGCGCGCTCGACCTGCTGCTCGTGGGGTTCTAACGGGCTTGACCTGACCTAGAGCGACTATCCATTTTCGCGGTGACGACCTAACGATGAGGACGAGGGCGATTGCCTGATGACGTCTTCAAAAGATCGTAGTTCGCTGTTTTTTTATTAAAACCATTATGTGCTGGTCGAGACGGCGATGCTGGTCATCGCGGGCTTAGGCTGGAAATGGCGGGTCAGCCAAGCCAAGCGGTAGGCCCCGCGTAGATCCGGATGCCGATCAGGATCGCCCCGAGCCCAAGAGTAACGACGCTCAACAGGATTGCCGAACCGCGTTTGCGCGGGTAGC
Proteins encoded:
- a CDS encoding amylo-alpha-1,6-glucosidase; translation: MDNQPDLPTAQPASDAVSDPAAPQDGYPVSASSVMAVRRLHTLKYGDLFGVFDQNGNILSGPGIADGLYYLDTRHLSSLSLSINGTQPILLSATLRENNATLSCDLTNSDIQIDGKTLDHDLLHLRRTVFLREQTSYERLQVRNYDVIARTVVIELSFKADFADLFEARGTKRLRHGTLRAPTVSDDTVLIAYDGLDNRLRTTRLRFGPKPDRLTATSARFTLTLQPGQRQLIHIETACDPTDTPERPVSEAYLVAMVEARRSLRHASSRAAGIASSNEIFNEAIRRCICDIYMLLTDKPDGPYPYAGVPWYSTAFGRDALITAMQTLWLDPAIARGVLGYLARHQAETEDPVADAEPGKILHEVRHGEMAELGEVPFRHYYGSVDSTPLFVMLAGEYLDRTGDVSMIARLWPNIERAIEWIDKYGDRDADGFVEYGRRNENGLVNQGWKDSFDSIFHADGTLAEGPIALCEVQGYVYAAKRAAAMIGRRLGHAVFAERMDEEAEALRAAFNTAFWVEELGTYAIALDGKKRPCKVRSSNAGQLLMSGIVPHDRAARIVAGLMSRTFFTGWGIRTIPAGEARYNPMAYHNGSVWPHDNALIAIGMARYGFKDEAARVFTGLFDASLYADLRRLPELFCGFARQRGEGPVRYPVACSPQAWAAATIPSLIQSTLGLRFDPATATVHFERPQLPAFLDELTLFNLEIAGGRATVHLQRLGTEVALNVIERHGPIKVQLTS
- a CDS encoding type II toxin-antitoxin system CcdA family antitoxin; its protein translation is MPRSIAPASGSRRATNVTLPETLLREARDLGINLSQACERGLAAEVASLRRQRWLEQNQDAIQSYNEQVAQNGLPLAAYRQF
- a CDS encoding CcdB family protein; this translates as MARLDVHPMPGEGEGYVVDVQAELLAHLSTRVVVPLMPEEKATRPISELNPIFEIKGKPHVMVTQALSAVSGRELKRAVASLDAQHDRITRALDLLLVGF